A genomic segment from Thermus sp. LT1-2-5 encodes:
- a CDS encoding deoxyguanosinetriphosphate triphosphohydrolase, translating into MLFPRETLLELEAARLAPYAQKAKDTRGRTYPEPESRYRTPYQKDRDRILHTTAFRRLEYKTQVLPGWAGDYYRTRLTHTLEVAQVSRSIARALGLNEDLTEAIALSHDLGHPPFGHTGEKVLHELMKEHGGFEHNAQALRILTHLEVRYPGFRGLNLTYEVLEGIATHEAAYVPGFKERFQGQGTLEAQVVDLSDAIAYAAHDLDDGLRAGLLRPEELLDVPLLKALAQEEGLDLLRLPELERRVLVRQLLGYFISATIEATHARLERAQVQSAEAVRNHPGRLAALTEEAGQALQELKAFLLERFYRHPEVLRERLKAEAALEGLFRTYTRYPETLPKEVQERIPEEGLERAVCDYIAGMTDRYALEAYRRLFP; encoded by the coding sequence ATGCTTTTCCCTCGAGAAACCCTGCTGGAACTAGAGGCCGCACGCCTTGCCCCCTATGCGCAAAAGGCCAAGGACACCCGGGGCCGGACCTACCCCGAGCCCGAGTCCCGCTACCGCACCCCCTACCAGAAGGACCGGGACCGCATCCTCCACACCACCGCCTTCCGCCGCCTGGAGTACAAGACCCAGGTGCTTCCGGGCTGGGCCGGGGACTACTACCGCACCCGCCTCACCCACACCCTGGAGGTGGCCCAGGTGTCCCGCTCCATCGCCCGCGCCCTGGGCCTCAACGAGGACCTCACCGAGGCCATCGCCCTCTCCCACGACCTGGGCCACCCCCCTTTCGGCCACACGGGGGAGAAGGTCCTGCACGAGCTCATGAAGGAGCACGGGGGGTTTGAGCACAACGCCCAGGCCCTGCGCATCCTCACCCACCTGGAGGTGCGCTACCCCGGCTTCCGCGGCCTCAACCTCACCTATGAGGTCCTGGAGGGGATCGCCACCCACGAGGCGGCCTACGTCCCCGGGTTCAAGGAGAGGTTTCAAGGCCAGGGGACCCTCGAGGCCCAGGTGGTGGACCTTTCCGACGCCATCGCCTACGCCGCCCACGACCTGGACGACGGGCTAAGGGCGGGGCTTTTGCGCCCGGAGGAGCTCCTGGACGTCCCCCTCCTGAAAGCCTTGGCCCAGGAGGAGGGCCTGGACCTGCTAAGGCTTCCCGAGCTGGAGCGGCGGGTTTTGGTGCGGCAGCTCCTCGGCTACTTCATCAGCGCCACCATCGAGGCCACCCACGCCCGCCTGGAAAGGGCCCAGGTGCAAAGCGCCGAGGCGGTGCGAAACCATCCCGGCCGCCTCGCCGCCCTCACGGAAGAGGCGGGGCAGGCGCTCCAAGAACTCAAGGCGTTCTTGCTTGAGCGCTTCTACCGCCACCCCGAGGTGCTCCGGGAAAGGCTCAAGGCCGAGGCCGCCCTGGAAGGGCTTTTCCGCACCTACACCCGCTACCCGGAAACCCTGCCCAAGGAGGTGCAGGAACGCATCCCCGAGGAGGGGTTGGAGCGGGCGGTGTGCGACTACATCGCCGGCATGACGGACCGCTACGCCTTGGAAGCTTACCGCCGCCTTTTCCCCTAA